Proteins from a genomic interval of Paenibacillus sp. FSL R5-0623:
- a CDS encoding metal-sensitive transcriptional regulator yields the protein MEHQSHPEEPMQSSISDSTEASVTVQEAVSCHAEGSDGKHVRKSHHSQEMKSNLVSRLNRVEGQIRGIKGLIEKDTYCDDVLTQIAAAQSALNSVGKLLLEGHMKSCIVERIQAGEHEVVDELLVTMRKLMK from the coding sequence ATGGAACATCAGAGCCATCCCGAGGAACCTATGCAATCCTCCATTTCAGATTCAACGGAAGCTTCGGTTACAGTTCAAGAAGCGGTATCCTGTCATGCCGAGGGCAGTGATGGGAAGCATGTGCGCAAGAGTCACCATTCGCAGGAGATGAAGAGTAACCTGGTCTCTCGTTTGAACCGTGTGGAAGGTCAGATTCGCGGGATCAAAGGATTGATCGAAAAGGATACGTACTGCGATGATGTGCTGACGCAGATTGCGGCGGCTCAGTCTGCTCTTAACTCGGTAGGCAAGCTTCTGCTTGAAGGTCATATGAAGAGCTGTATCGTTGAGCGTATTCAGGCTGGTGAACATGAGGTTGTGGATGAACTGCTGGTTACGATGCGGAAGTTAATGAAGTAA
- a CDS encoding copper ion binding protein has product MSNVTLNVTGMSCNHCVKSVEEAVKNTGASGKVDLAAGTVAVEYDEQKVNVDQIKAAIEDQGYDVV; this is encoded by the coding sequence ATGTCTAATGTTACGTTGAACGTTACGGGAATGTCCTGCAATCACTGTGTGAAGTCGGTTGAAGAAGCTGTGAAGAATACCGGTGCGAGTGGTAAGGTTGATCTGGCAGCGGGAACAGTAGCGGTGGAATATGACGAGCAGAAAGTGAACGTGGATCAGATCAAAGCTGCGATTGAAGATCAGGGATACGATGTAGTCTAA
- a CDS encoding heavy metal translocating P-type ATPase, with amino-acid sequence MPPMAEAPGLKATLHITGMTCAACSTRVEKGLSRMEGVHQANVNLAIEQATVSYDPKTTSVNALRDKVEALGYGTVSESVDLNITGMTCAACSARIEKGLSRLPGVSQANVNLALETGHIEYAAGTLKPSDITAKIKQMGYGAELQLTQEETTSVRERELQRKKWKWMISALLSIPLLWAMVGHFSFTSGIYVPDLFMNPWFQLILATPVQFVIGWQFYVGAYKALRNRSANMDVLVALGTSAAFFYSLYLTLSSGYLPTTTMDHGAMGTSTAAMPSVELYYETSAILITLILLGKWFEAVAKGRSSQAIKSLIELAPREARVIRDGQEVMVPAAYVAVGDLILVKPGDSIPVDGIVEEGQSSVDESMLSGESLPVDKKPGDPVTGATLNKNGVLRLRATRVGSDTALSQIIKVVEQAQGSKAPIQRIADVISGIFVPIVVGIAALTFLIWYLFASPGDFAGSLEKAIAVLVIACPCALGLATPTSVMAGSGRAAEYGILFKGGEHLESAQQIQTVVLDKTGTVTQGKPVLTDVITAPNWTESDLLERVGAAEQSSEHPLAEAIVAGIRAKGLELTSTETFENIPGYGVRASVKGQEILVGTRRLLADSKVNVSEETVQQMNRLEEQGRTAMLVAVDGQWAGIVAVADTIKDTSREAIGRLQAMGIDVIMITGDNERTARAVAEQAGIGKVLAEVLPEGKAAEVKKLQESGLKVAMVGDGINDAPALATADIGMAIGTGTDVAMEAADITLMRGDLNSIADAIEMSRRTMGNIKQNLFWALGYNVIGIPIAAVGFLAPWLAGAAMAFSSVSVVLNSLRLQRMKLKRND; translated from the coding sequence ATGCCACCTATGGCAGAGGCACCAGGACTGAAGGCAACACTGCACATCACGGGAATGACCTGTGCTGCATGTTCGACACGAGTGGAAAAGGGCTTGTCTCGCATGGAAGGTGTGCATCAGGCCAATGTGAACCTTGCCATCGAACAGGCAACCGTATCTTATGATCCGAAGACAACCAGCGTGAACGCGTTGCGAGATAAAGTAGAGGCGCTTGGCTACGGTACGGTGTCCGAATCGGTTGATCTAAACATCACCGGTATGACGTGTGCTGCCTGTTCTGCGCGGATTGAAAAAGGTCTTTCCCGACTACCGGGAGTATCTCAGGCGAATGTGAATCTGGCGCTGGAAACAGGGCATATCGAATATGCGGCTGGCACATTGAAACCTTCGGATATTACCGCCAAGATCAAGCAGATGGGCTACGGTGCTGAACTGCAATTGACGCAAGAAGAGACCACATCGGTTCGTGAACGTGAGCTGCAACGCAAAAAGTGGAAATGGATGATATCTGCGTTGTTATCGATTCCTTTGCTGTGGGCAATGGTGGGGCATTTCTCGTTCACATCCGGAATCTATGTCCCAGATCTGTTCATGAACCCTTGGTTCCAGCTGATTCTGGCAACGCCAGTACAGTTTGTGATTGGTTGGCAATTCTATGTGGGGGCGTACAAAGCCCTACGTAACCGCAGTGCCAATATGGACGTTCTCGTCGCACTGGGTACCAGCGCAGCGTTTTTCTACAGTCTCTATCTGACGTTATCCAGTGGGTACTTACCTACTACAACCATGGATCATGGGGCAATGGGAACGAGCACAGCCGCCATGCCTTCGGTAGAACTCTATTATGAGACAAGTGCAATTCTGATTACGTTAATTCTACTGGGAAAATGGTTCGAAGCTGTGGCGAAAGGTCGCTCTTCACAGGCGATCAAAAGCCTGATTGAACTGGCTCCACGTGAAGCTCGTGTCATCCGTGACGGACAGGAAGTGATGGTTCCTGCCGCATATGTTGCGGTTGGCGATCTGATCCTGGTGAAGCCGGGGGACAGTATCCCGGTGGATGGTATCGTTGAAGAGGGGCAATCCTCTGTGGACGAATCCATGCTAAGCGGAGAGAGCCTTCCCGTGGATAAAAAGCCTGGAGATCCCGTTACAGGTGCTACGCTGAACAAAAATGGGGTATTACGACTGCGTGCAACCCGAGTGGGATCGGACACGGCTTTGTCCCAGATTATTAAAGTAGTCGAGCAAGCTCAGGGCTCCAAAGCACCGATCCAGCGGATTGCAGATGTCATTTCAGGCATATTTGTTCCAATTGTTGTTGGCATAGCTGCGCTGACATTCCTGATCTGGTATCTGTTTGCAAGTCCGGGTGACTTCGCTGGTTCCCTTGAAAAAGCAATTGCCGTGCTTGTCATTGCCTGTCCGTGTGCACTGGGGCTGGCAACACCGACCTCTGTCATGGCTGGATCAGGACGTGCGGCTGAATATGGCATTCTGTTCAAGGGTGGCGAACATCTGGAGTCCGCACAACAGATTCAGACCGTGGTGCTCGACAAAACAGGTACAGTAACCCAAGGTAAACCGGTGCTTACCGATGTTATCACGGCTCCGAATTGGACGGAATCTGATCTGCTTGAGCGAGTGGGAGCGGCCGAACAGAGTTCCGAGCATCCGCTGGCAGAGGCGATTGTTGCAGGTATTCGTGCCAAGGGTCTGGAGCTAACATCGACGGAGACGTTTGAGAATATACCGGGATACGGCGTGCGAGCTTCAGTAAAAGGGCAAGAGATCCTGGTCGGCACGCGGCGTTTGCTTGCGGATTCAAAGGTGAATGTCTCTGAGGAAACCGTTCAGCAGATGAACCGTCTGGAGGAACAAGGACGTACAGCGATGCTGGTAGCGGTGGATGGTCAGTGGGCAGGGATCGTGGCTGTGGCTGACACCATCAAGGATACCTCTCGCGAAGCCATTGGGCGTCTTCAGGCGATGGGGATTGATGTCATCATGATCACGGGAGACAATGAGCGAACAGCTCGCGCTGTAGCAGAACAGGCAGGGATCGGTAAAGTGCTGGCTGAGGTTCTGCCGGAGGGTAAAGCTGCGGAAGTGAAGAAACTTCAGGAGAGTGGCCTGAAAGTTGCAATGGTAGGTGACGGCATTAATGATGCTCCGGCACTCGCTACTGCTGATATTGGGATGGCCATCGGAACAGGAACGGATGTAGCGATGGAAGCGGCGGATATTACGTTGATGCGTGGTGATCTGAACAGCATTGCAGATGCCATTGAGATGAGCCGGCGCACGATGGGGAACATCAAACAAAACCTGTTCTGGGCACTCGGTTACAATGTTATTGGTATTCCTATTGCGGCAGTTGGCTTCCTGGCTCCATGGCTGGCAGGGGCAGCGATGGCGTTCAGCTCGGTGTCGGTTGTATTGAATTCATTGCGTCTGCAACGCATGAAGCTGAAGAGAAATGACTGA
- a CDS encoding ABC transporter permease, with product MLQALRTLFKKPPVIVGIVTALMFQVIFSVIWMTAYSGVNDRTKELTVAIVNEDGEMSKGIADSLAGTLPFHTVSNLSAAEALDQLNHHQVHMVLDIPAGFNELLQTAGSTAEIKYTINEANPVTIKSMMQGVSQSVTNTINKQATAQGVQTVLTASGAPADQAAEAATNLTTRVEGTTTSINPVNGMNNQMVPMMMVLASYVGAMIMGMNLQTAMGMLSSTYSRLTLFGARVVINVGSALVVSLLGSSLIVALGGQIAQGFVAFWLFQALFLCTFMFFSQFFLICFGPAGSLFNIISLSLQLVSSGAMVPRELLNSFYSGIGQYLPATYAVQGILSVQLGGPGVQSAAGSIVIVLLVAVALSLVVTLLKKQRMPAMAPSPAQANN from the coding sequence ATGTTACAGGCTTTACGTACATTGTTTAAAAAACCGCCAGTGATTGTAGGGATCGTAACAGCACTTATGTTCCAAGTGATCTTTAGCGTGATCTGGATGACCGCATATTCTGGAGTAAATGACCGTACGAAAGAATTGACGGTCGCGATTGTGAATGAGGACGGTGAAATGTCCAAAGGAATCGCAGATTCGCTCGCAGGAACACTGCCTTTTCATACCGTATCCAATCTAAGTGCGGCTGAAGCGTTGGATCAGCTGAATCATCACCAAGTACACATGGTGCTGGATATCCCGGCTGGATTTAACGAATTGCTTCAGACGGCTGGCTCAACTGCCGAGATTAAATACACCATTAATGAAGCGAACCCTGTTACGATTAAAAGCATGATGCAAGGTGTATCCCAAAGTGTGACAAACACGATTAACAAACAAGCTACAGCACAAGGGGTACAGACGGTGTTGACCGCTTCAGGTGCACCTGCCGATCAGGCTGCTGAAGCCGCGACAAACCTGACTACCCGAGTGGAAGGAACGACAACGTCCATTAACCCGGTCAACGGGATGAATAATCAGATGGTGCCGATGATGATGGTACTGGCTTCCTATGTAGGTGCCATGATCATGGGGATGAACCTCCAGACAGCCATGGGTATGCTGTCATCTACCTATTCCCGATTGACTTTGTTTGGCGCGAGAGTAGTCATTAACGTGGGTTCTGCATTGGTCGTTTCCTTGCTGGGATCATCGCTGATCGTGGCACTGGGAGGACAGATTGCACAAGGATTCGTTGCATTCTGGTTGTTCCAGGCGCTCTTCCTGTGCACGTTCATGTTCTTCTCCCAGTTCTTCCTGATCTGCTTCGGACCAGCAGGAAGTCTGTTCAACATCATCTCACTGTCCTTGCAACTGGTATCTTCGGGTGCAATGGTACCGCGTGAATTGCTGAACAGCTTCTATAGCGGCATTGGGCAGTACCTGCCTGCAACATACGCCGTTCAGGGTATTCTGAGCGTGCAGTTGGGAGGCCCAGGAGTTCAGTCTGCTGCGGGCTCTATCGTGATTGTGCTGTTGGTTGCAGTTGCGTTGTCACTGGTCGTGACATTGTTGAAAAAACAACGCATGCCAGCTATGGCTCCAAGCCCAGCTCAAGCGAACAACTAA
- a CDS encoding TetR family transcriptional regulator, whose product MTEPELDIKTRILLAAKKLFAQQGYDGTSVRQICDEAGANVSLVSYHFGGKEKVFEALFEHFFPGHMMNSLAEESMSSPVEGIRRIIGEVVKFTMTDREMSDIVQLEITLRTHRTATVFRFLDPVWTRVRDLLQEGKDQGLFQVESVSYAMLQVMGVALAHKRAKNSRFGFDYQDMNTDELAEQTIEFVLRGLGVNSHE is encoded by the coding sequence ATGACTGAACCGGAGTTGGATATCAAAACGAGGATATTGCTTGCAGCCAAGAAGCTTTTTGCACAGCAAGGGTATGACGGGACGAGTGTTCGTCAAATATGTGATGAGGCAGGTGCCAATGTGTCACTGGTGTCTTATCATTTTGGCGGCAAAGAAAAGGTGTTCGAAGCATTATTTGAGCATTTTTTCCCAGGGCATATGATGAACTCGCTGGCGGAAGAGTCGATGTCCTCGCCTGTGGAAGGTATCCGACGAATTATTGGTGAAGTTGTGAAGTTCACGATGACGGATCGGGAGATGAGCGATATTGTGCAGCTTGAAATTACACTGCGGACACATCGTACAGCTACCGTATTTCGTTTTCTAGACCCTGTATGGACCCGAGTGAGGGACCTGCTGCAAGAAGGAAAAGACCAGGGATTGTTCCAGGTCGAGTCCGTATCTTATGCGATGCTTCAGGTTATGGGTGTGGCTTTGGCGCACAAACGGGCCAAGAATTCACGATTTGGCTTTGATTATCAGGATATGAATACAGACGAGCTTGCTGAGCAGACAATTGAGTTCGTACTTCGAGGATTGGGAGTGAACAGCCATGAATGA
- the nfsA gene encoding oxygen-insensitive NADPH nitroreductase yields MNETIELMMKHRSVRKFKPDPVSDEQLAAIVSAGQMASSSSSVQAYTVIAVTDLAQKAKLAELAGNQAYVNECPVFLVWCADLYRLSDAAKRHLPEKESYADSTENFMVATIDAALASQNAALAAESLGFGIVYIGGLRTRIEEVAELLELPEGVYPVYGMCIGVADQETGIRPRLPLNAVLHRNRYNAEQSIKGVEQYDETTTAYMKERTNGERTTPWSELMAKRLTEPTRLQVRPFLEGKGFLKR; encoded by the coding sequence ATGAATGAAACCATTGAGTTGATGATGAAACACCGCTCTGTACGCAAATTCAAGCCAGACCCAGTAAGTGATGAGCAGCTTGCAGCCATTGTATCTGCAGGGCAGATGGCTTCCTCTTCAAGTAGTGTGCAAGCATATACCGTAATTGCTGTGACTGACTTAGCGCAAAAAGCCAAGCTGGCTGAATTGGCAGGCAACCAGGCCTATGTCAATGAATGTCCGGTGTTTCTCGTATGGTGTGCTGATCTGTATCGGCTGAGTGATGCTGCGAAACGTCATCTTCCTGAAAAGGAATCGTATGCCGATTCAACTGAGAATTTCATGGTAGCCACAATTGATGCTGCACTGGCTTCCCAGAACGCCGCTCTTGCAGCGGAGTCACTAGGATTCGGAATCGTATATATTGGGGGGCTTCGTACTCGGATTGAGGAAGTTGCTGAGCTGTTGGAATTGCCGGAAGGGGTATATCCGGTGTATGGCATGTGTATTGGTGTTGCAGATCAGGAAACGGGAATTCGCCCGCGTCTGCCACTTAATGCAGTTCTGCATCGTAATCGTTATAATGCCGAGCAGAGCATCAAAGGTGTTGAGCAGTATGATGAGACAACGACGGCGTACATGAAAGAACGGACTAACGGTGAAAGAACGACTCCATGGTCCGAACTGATGGCGAAGCGCCTGACTGAGCCGACACGGTTGCAAGTGAGACCTTTCCTGGAAGGCAAAGGATTCTTGAAGCGTTAA
- a CDS encoding TatD family hydrolase: MTTRRNSLVHSQAFAPLIDAHIHFDQYTPDEQREMLLSFPSQQVEAVIAVSMNLASAQANLELAKQHPRNIYPAFGFHPEQELPSVAEMNLFFQWIEEHIGQAIAIGEIGLPYYNRQEAEQAGQCFDQSGYIELLERFIQLAKKHNKPLVLHAVYEDADIVCDLLEQNQFRRAHFHWFKGSRETIRRMADNGYFISFTPDIHYEEEIRELARQYPSEQVMAETDGPWPFEGPFQGRMTHPAMTRQVIQAWSEITGMGTERATRLFYQNTKRFYGLT; this comes from the coding sequence ATGACCACAAGGAGGAATTCCCTCGTGCATTCTCAAGCTTTTGCACCATTAATCGATGCTCATATTCATTTCGATCAGTATACGCCTGACGAACAACGCGAGATGCTGCTATCTTTCCCGTCTCAACAAGTCGAGGCAGTCATCGCCGTGTCCATGAATCTCGCTTCTGCCCAGGCCAATCTGGAGCTTGCAAAACAACATCCACGTAACATCTATCCAGCCTTCGGTTTCCATCCGGAACAGGAACTGCCGTCCGTTGCAGAAATGAATCTGTTCTTCCAATGGATCGAAGAGCATATCGGACAAGCTATAGCCATCGGAGAGATCGGTCTTCCCTATTACAACCGTCAGGAAGCGGAGCAGGCAGGGCAGTGCTTCGATCAGAGCGGGTATATCGAGTTGCTTGAACGTTTCATCCAGCTCGCCAAAAAGCACAACAAACCACTTGTCCTTCATGCGGTATACGAAGATGCGGATATCGTCTGTGATTTGCTGGAGCAAAATCAGTTCCGACGCGCCCATTTCCACTGGTTCAAGGGTTCTCGCGAAACCATTAGACGCATGGCTGATAATGGCTATTTCATCTCTTTCACGCCAGATATTCATTACGAAGAAGAGATTCGTGAACTCGCCCGGCAATATCCATCGGAACAAGTGATGGCCGAGACCGATGGACCTTGGCCCTTCGAAGGGCCGTTTCAGGGACGAATGACACACCCGGCCATGACCAGACAGGTTATCCAGGCATGGAGTGAGATCACCGGTATGGGAACGGAACGGGCTACTCGTCTCTTTTATCAGAACACAAAGCGTTTCTACGGCTTAACTTGA
- a CDS encoding ABC transporter ATP-binding protein: MNRQQDKQVQPERGAHTMEPKHGEKLHPATPDRPANTTPAPVPPALDVVKVHASFRERRSRLPVLNGLSLTVEQGEFVAIVGPSGCGKSTLFHIIGGLLKPQEGQVFMNGQNVTGQRGKISYMPQQPALFPWRTIEDNVLLAGEVASSAPPRVEALAEARKWLSSVGLAGFEQAYPHMLSGGMQQRAAFLRALLSPQELMLLDEPFSALDALTRSDMQRWLLDIWEQNRRSVLFITHNIEEALLLADRVYVLSNRPATVLHEVHVPFDRPRREEITEESAFLERKRQIAQWMREEQQKARLS; this comes from the coding sequence ATGAATCGGCAACAGGACAAACAAGTCCAGCCTGAACGAGGAGCACACACAATGGAGCCAAAGCATGGTGAAAAGCTTCACCCGGCTACGCCTGATCGCCCTGCCAATACGACTCCTGCCCCGGTTCCACCTGCACTGGACGTTGTTAAAGTCCATGCATCATTCCGTGAGCGGCGGAGCAGGTTACCGGTTCTGAACGGCCTGTCCCTGACTGTGGAGCAAGGCGAGTTTGTTGCTATCGTTGGTCCATCCGGCTGTGGCAAAAGCACCCTGTTCCATATCATCGGCGGTCTGCTGAAGCCACAGGAAGGCCAAGTGTTTATGAACGGTCAGAATGTAACGGGACAGCGTGGCAAGATTAGTTATATGCCACAACAGCCCGCCCTTTTCCCTTGGCGTACCATTGAAGACAATGTACTGCTTGCTGGAGAAGTGGCTTCAAGTGCACCCCCTCGGGTCGAAGCACTTGCAGAAGCTCGTAAGTGGTTAAGTAGCGTGGGTCTTGCCGGGTTCGAGCAAGCCTATCCTCATATGCTGTCGGGCGGAATGCAGCAGCGTGCGGCATTCTTGCGCGCCCTGCTCAGTCCGCAGGAACTCATGCTGCTGGACGAACCTTTCAGCGCGCTGGATGCACTGACACGTAGTGACATGCAGCGCTGGCTGCTCGATATCTGGGAACAGAACCGCCGCTCGGTGCTGTTCATCACCCATAATATCGAAGAAGCATTGCTGCTAGCGGATCGGGTCTATGTATTATCCAACCGACCTGCAACGGTGTTGCACGAGGTACATGTTCCTTTTGATCGCCCAAGACGAGAAGAAATTACGGAGGAATCCGCTTTTCTGGAGCGTAAACGGCAGATTGCTCAGTGGATGAGAGAAGAACAGCAGAAAGCCCGCCTATCTTGA
- a CDS encoding ABC transporter permease, which yields MPAYFKSVWPPIVAVILFIAIWQGAVSLFHIEKWMLPAPSDIAREAATQAERLGMHASATIQLTLIGFAAGTAVGLLIAMVLHLVPFLKSALYPLLILSQNIPTIALAPLLLIWFGFGLLPKLITIILVCFFPVAVAAMDGLTRTDAAMMNYMRMAGAKRHHIFWKLELPHALPSVFSGVKIAATYSVMGAIIAEWIGADKGIGYYMMLQKSAYRTDRLFVAIMIIVALSLLLFLLIALLEKLLVRWRPQKR from the coding sequence ATGCCTGCCTATTTCAAAAGCGTATGGCCGCCCATTGTGGCGGTTATTCTCTTTATAGCGATATGGCAGGGGGCCGTTTCCCTCTTCCATATTGAGAAATGGATGCTGCCTGCACCGTCCGACATCGCCCGCGAAGCGGCAACTCAGGCCGAACGGCTTGGCATGCACGCTTCCGCAACCATTCAGTTAACGCTGATTGGATTCGCCGCTGGAACAGCGGTTGGATTACTGATTGCGATGGTGCTGCATTTGGTTCCTTTTCTCAAGTCGGCCCTGTATCCTTTACTTATTCTTAGTCAAAATATCCCAACCATCGCGCTCGCGCCGCTCCTGTTAATCTGGTTCGGATTCGGGCTGTTGCCCAAGCTGATTACCATCATCCTCGTCTGCTTCTTCCCTGTTGCAGTGGCAGCCATGGACGGCTTGACCCGTACAGATGCAGCGATGATGAACTATATGCGCATGGCTGGTGCGAAACGTCATCATATCTTCTGGAAGCTGGAGCTTCCCCATGCGCTGCCATCCGTGTTCTCCGGTGTCAAAATCGCTGCTACCTATAGCGTGATGGGGGCCATCATCGCCGAATGGATTGGCGCAGACAAGGGTATTGGTTACTATATGATGCTGCAAAAGTCAGCTTATCGCACCGATCGTTTATTCGTGGCGATCATGATTATTGTCGCGCTCAGCTTACTGCTCTTCCTGCTCATTGCACTACTGGAGAAGCTGCTCGTGCGCTGGCGGCCACAGAAGCGGTAG